In the Silene latifolia isolate original U9 population chromosome 1, ASM4854445v1, whole genome shotgun sequence genome, ctttaaaccttttagtttagaaaacaatttaaacaacccctccatttgtgaccaaatagacggacttctacagatatcttgcctccctgaggagatcgacctgacttccctagctatatagttagtttagttagtttatttttgataggtatacgatagacatatcacataacacataaacttagcgtggacccaaagtgtaagcccATCCAGCAGAGACGGAGGAAGTTTGCAGCTAAGAGAAATAAAGTGATCAACCAGGAGGTGGACAGCCTGCTGGCAGCaaacaaaataagagaagtaaaataccCAGAGTGGCTGTCAAACGTAGTAGTGGtacctaagaagaatggaaaatggagagtgtGCGTGGACTTCACTGACCTCAACAAGGCATGTCCCAAGGATCCCTTTCCgctaccacacatcgatgcaatggtggacgcgacagctggacatgaaatgctaacattcctggacgcatgaagtggttacaatcaaatcaagatggatccATCAGATCAAGAAAAGACAACATTCATGtctgagagaggaatatattgttacaatGTCCTGCTATTCGGCCTGAAGAACGCAAGATCCACATACCAAAGACCAGTCAACCGTATGTTCAAAGAACAGATATgaagaaccatggaggtatatatcgatgatatggtggtgaaatcagaaaaagcaACAGATCACATgcagcatctggcagaaacattcaataccctcagagaatacaaaatgaagctaaatccgtCCAAATGCGCCTTTGGAGTGTCCTCCGGCAAGTTCTTAAGTTACATTGTAACCCAGAGGGGGATAtaagccagcatcgagcagatcaaggcCGTATTACAGCTGGAGTCATCTGAAAAGCCAAAGGACGTGCAGAGACTAGCGGGCAAGGTAGCAGCTTTGAGCAGGTTCATCTCGAGGTCCTCGAACAAATGCAGATTATTCTACGACATACTAAGAAAGAGCCAGAAGTTCGAGTGGACTGCAGACCACGAGCAGGCATTTAGGGACCTAAAGCACTACCTCAGCAACCCACCATTATTATCAAAGccggagccaggagaaccattattcctcTACTTAGCTGTCACAGAGGTAGCAGTAAGCGCAGTTCTAGTCAGAGAGCAGGATAAGGAGCAAAAGCCAGTCTattacgtaagcaagtctctgctgccagcagagactaagtacacatctcttgaaaaaatTAGTATTGGCACTGGTAGTTGCATATTATAAAATGCGCCCCTACTTTTGAGTCCCACACTATACATGTCAGGACTAATTACCCATTGAAATCCATAACGAGCAAACCTGAGCTATCAGGTAGAATGTCAAAGTGGTCCGTGCACCTTAGTGGATATGACATCAGGTATGAATCTAGGACAGCAATCAAGTCACAGGCACTGACAAactttgtgtcagacttcagcccagctatCCAGAATCTGGCAGACGAGGAGATCCTGACCCTTAAAGGGAGCATGGAATTAGAGATCTGGCAGATGCACATCGATGGAGCCTCCAACTAGAGGGGGGCAGGTGCAGGATTAATCTTACGATCACCACAGGGGGATCTGATAGGGCAGGCattaagatgtgaattcaaggcaaccaataatgaaacagaatacgaggccttgatactgGGAATGTGGCTAGCTCTGGAACTGGGAGTCAGGAACCTGCAAATATTCAgtgactctttgctaatagtGAACCATGTGAATGATGAATTCATAGCTAGGGACTCAAAGATGATCGCCTACTTGAAAGTGGCAAAGGAGCTAATGTGGAAATTCAAAGATTGCAAGCTCAAGCAGACCCCCAGGGATCAGAATGTGGAGGCAGatgccctagcaaccctgggggcaacattcaaaccaacagaacTATCCAACATCCCCATCGCACACAAGCCAGAACCATCTATCCAAAAATTAGAAGAAGTAGACAAAGGAGAATTGAAGGACTAACAAGATGAGCTGGCAGTTCAGACAATAAAATAAGGCCAGACAACTTCCCAGCCAGACAACCAGACGGCTGACCAGGCAGCTGACCAATCACCTGATCAGCCAGCTACCCAGGCAGATAACTGGGATTAGCGGACACCTTACTTAGATTGGCTACGGCAAGcaagctgccagatgacaagaaggagatA is a window encoding:
- the LOC141646491 gene encoding uncharacterized protein LOC141646491 codes for the protein MAAPDEGSSLNIPSMHKKQHVQDEYIEPPAEELDQINLDKLHPERTVLIGAGCTGSLRQHLIEFLLFYDILRKSQKFEWTADHEQAFRDLKHYLSNPPLLSKPEPGEPLFLYLAVTEVAVSAVLVREQDKEQKPVYYVSKTNYPLKSITSKPELSGRMSKWSVHLSGYDIRYESRTAIKSQALTNFVSDFSPAIQNLADEEILTLKGSMELEIWQMHIDGASN